In the Flavobacteriales bacterium genome, CCTCCACGGAAATCCGTCAGCCAACCGTATTGTGTACGCCCATCCACATTCAGACTATCTTTGGACAGGTGCACACCTCCACCATAGATCAACAGCTCACCTCTTTCGGGAAAAACGCCCACAACCGGACAAGCCATTGCCACAGCAATCTGTTCGGGTTTACATGAACCGATGACTGCTTGCATCACATCAAAAAAGACAAAATTTCCCGGCCGGATCTCATCAACACCCTCAAATGACTCTGTCAGGCAACAGCCCGGGGTATCGCCAACAGACAGTTCAAGTTGATTTCCTGCGACAGGTAGTAATTGGTCCGAAAGATGTTGCATGATGTCCCGGGTCCCGCGGAACACTTCCTGAATACTCTCCTTCTCGCGCATACCATAGGTATGTCCTGCATGTGCAAGCAATCCGACAGGCGTCAATCTACCTGCCCGAACAATGCGCTTCACCACGTCGGAAATCGCGGTTAGATTTCCCGGAGACATCCCTGAACGATGCGTACCCACATCCACCTTTACCCAGACGTTTACAGG is a window encoding:
- a CDS encoding alanine racemase, translated to MKINQPTLLVDREKALANIRMMVGRAESGRVRFRPHFKTHQSAEIGEWFRSEGVRQITVSSLDMALYFADHGWMDITVAFPVNILEIDKINVLAQRITLNLVVHSADAVTFLDKHLNHPVNVWVKVDVGTHRSGMSPGNLTAISDVVKRIVRAGRLTPVGLLAHAGHTYGMREKESIQEVFRGTRDIMQHLSDQLLPVAGNQLELSVGDTPGCCLTESFEGVDEIRPGNFVFFDVMQAVIGSCKPEQIAVAMACPVVGVFPERGELLIYGGGVHLSKDSLNVDGRTQYGWLTDFRGG